The DNA window AGAGCGTATAGCATATTCGAGCAGTAGGTTGACTGTCTGTGCGATAGGCGAATCCTCTGCGACTTCAGCTTCAGTAACCTGTTGAGCTGTACCGTCATCTTCGCGTTGAATATCGATAACTTCGTTAAGTTCTTCGTTGACATCACCACGGTAATTCTCAAGACACTGCAAAATATTCTCTTGAGATGCGATGTAGATGCGAGTATTTTCACCGATTTCCTTCTGGATGAAGCTTACTGCTTGTACATCATCTGGGTCGTCCATGGCCAGATGAATAAGTCCATCATCATCGATCTGAAAAATAATGGCGTTGTATTGCCTGGCGATGCGCTCAGGAATGCGGTTAAGAACATCTTGAGGAATGTCACGGGGGTCAATTTCGACGTAGGGGATATCGGCATAATTTGCGAATAGCTTTTTTAGGGCGGGTTCATCGATGATTTGCTTCTCGATGACCTCGTCTTGCAAAGCTTTATTCAAACGAGTGCTCTCTTGCTTGAGAGCATCTAATTGCTCATTGGTTGCGATGCCACCGTTTTTGAGCAGCTTCACTAATGTATCATCTGAAATGCGCATACTGCTTGTGCCTATTGTATCTGATTATTGGTTACCGCACCAGCCCTTAGATTTTCCCGACTTCTAACGCTTGACACCAACCGTCTTGGATTATGTTATACTGATACCGTATGGAATTCGTGATATCATCAGTCGAAGCAATGATGACCTTCGGCAACAAACTTGGTGCAGTCTTAAGGGGTGGCGAAGTAATCGAACTGATTGGTGATATCGGCGCTGGCAAAACGACTCTCACAAAAGGAATAGCGCAAGGACTGGGTGTAAAAGACGACGTACAAAGCCCGACGTTTACAATCAGTCGTACGTATACCGCCGGGAATGATCTCGTACTTGCTCATTATGACTTCTATCGTCTTGTCGATGCGGGAATTATGACGATGGAGCTGCACGAATCAGTTAGTGATCCGCATATTGTCACAGTGCTTGAGTGGGCCGGCATTGTCGCAGGGGTCCTGCCTAAAGACACGCTTACGATCCGGATTGAATCCATGACCGAATTGTCACGACGTGTCACGCTGACAGCAGGCGGCGCCAAGGCACGACGTCTCATGGAGGTAGTTAAATGATTGTGTTATGGAATAGTGCTGCCGCCGCAGTGCACTGTACACTTGTTGACGGACAAAATCATCATGACTATGTATGGCAGGCCGATCGAACGTTGGCGCGAGACATCTTCAGTTTGCTGGAGGATGCATTGAAGGATCAAGGTAAAAAGCTCGGTGACATTGATTATATTGCCGTTTTTCGCGGGCCAGGGAGTTACACGGGTTTACGAATTGGTTTGACGGTCATGAACACTCTTGCTACTACACTGGGCGTGCCAATTGTGGGAGAAACCGGTGATAATTGGCAAGCTCGCTGTAGAGAGCGTTTGGCCAGCGGTGATAATGATCAGATTGTTCTGCCCGACTATGGCGGTGATGCGCATATTACAAAACCGCGAAAATAAGCTTGCGACACACACCGTAAGAGCGCTACAATAGATACATCTGACAGTTGTCAGTTTCCCAATCATCTTAAACTATTGAAATTTCCGATTCAGCCTGCATCATTACCACTTTGATCACATTTCCCAGTCGGTAGCTGTACGCATGAGTCAGAAGAAAGGACAGATATGATAGAGTATATTGCCGCTGCAGTGGGCCTTCTTGCTGGCGTAGGGGGAAAAGTTGTCTACGATAAACAACGAGTTACGAGTAGTAAGCATACTGCTGAGAAAGAAATTGCCCGAGCTGAACGAAAAGCTAGCGACATCGTCTTAAAAGCAAAGGACGATGCTTTGCGTATTGAGCAAGAACGCCGGAAAGAAATGCAGAAGGTTGAAGCCCGGCTTGCAGATCGCGAAACCGCGCTCGACAAGAAGCTTGACGAGCTTGACCGGCGGAGCGAAAAGCTTAGAAGTGCTGAAGATGAAGTCGAGGTTCTCAAGAATGATGTCCGTGACATTCGCACCAAGCAACAAGAGAAGCTTGAAAAGATTGCGGGGCTGAAGAAAAAAGAAGCGGCCGAGAAACTCATGCAAATGACTGAACGCGACATTAAAGAAGATCTGCTCGGACTTGTTGCCAAGCTGCAAAAAGATGCTGTCGACGACGCTGAAGAAAAGGCTCAGCTGGTGATTGTCAGTGCGATGGAACGCATGGCAAGTGAGGTGACAGCTGAGAGAACCGTCACCGCCATCAAGCTAGCCGATGAAGAAATGAAGGGGCGTATTATCGGCAAAGAGGGTCGCAATATTCAGACCTTACAGCGCGCAACTGGTGTAGACATATTGGTTGACGACACACCGGGAATGATTGTACTTTCGAGTTTTGATCCCATTCGTCGTCAGGTTGCGCGAATTGCACTGGAAATGCTGATGAAAGACGGCAGAATTCATCCGGGTCGAATCGAAGAGGTAGTTGCGAAAGCTGAGAAGCAAATTGAAAAAGAAGTCGTAATGGCCGGTGAGGATGCGGCACGCGAAGTTGGCGTTACTGGTATTCCAAAAGAACTGCTACGCCTTGTTGGTGAGCTTAAATTTCGTACAAGCTATGGTCAAAATGTCTTGATGCATAGTGTCGAGATGGCACACATGGCGGGGCTGATTGCTGAAGAGATTGGTGCTAATGTCCGCGTAACAAAGGTAGCCGCGCTACTACACGACATGGGCAAAGCAGTTACACACAAGGTTGAAGGCAAGCATCATCATATTGGTGCAGAACTTGCCCAAAAGGCCGGTCTTGCTCCCGAGATATGTCATGCAATCGAAGCACATCACGATGATATCGATGCAACCACGCCTGAAGCTATGGTGATCCGAGTTGTCGACGCCGTCAGTGCCGCTCGGCCGGGTGCACGCAACATTAGCGCCGAAAACTTTGCTGAGCGTATGCGTGATCTCGAAAATATTGCACTTGGCTTTAAGGGTATCGATAAGGCCTATGCGATTAGTGCTGGTCGCGAAGTGCGTGTCATGGT is part of the Candidatus Saccharibacteria bacterium genome and encodes:
- the tsaE gene encoding tRNA (adenosine(37)-N6)-threonylcarbamoyltransferase complex ATPase subunit type 1 TsaE yields the protein MEFVISSVEAMMTFGNKLGAVLRGGEVIELIGDIGAGKTTLTKGIAQGLGVKDDVQSPTFTISRTYTAGNDLVLAHYDFYRLVDAGIMTMELHESVSDPHIVTVLEWAGIVAGVLPKDTLTIRIESMTELSRRVTLTAGGAKARRLMEVVK
- the tsaB gene encoding tRNA (adenosine(37)-N6)-threonylcarbamoyltransferase complex dimerization subunit type 1 TsaB, with amino-acid sequence MIVLWNSAAAAVHCTLVDGQNHHDYVWQADRTLARDIFSLLEDALKDQGKKLGDIDYIAVFRGPGSYTGLRIGLTVMNTLATTLGVPIVGETGDNWQARCRERLASGDNDQIVLPDYGGDAHITKPRK
- the rny gene encoding ribonuclease Y, with the protein product MIEYIAAAVGLLAGVGGKVVYDKQRVTSSKHTAEKEIARAERKASDIVLKAKDDALRIEQERRKEMQKVEARLADRETALDKKLDELDRRSEKLRSAEDEVEVLKNDVRDIRTKQQEKLEKIAGLKKKEAAEKLMQMTERDIKEDLLGLVAKLQKDAVDDAEEKAQLVIVSAMERMASEVTAERTVTAIKLADEEMKGRIIGKEGRNIQTLQRATGVDILVDDTPGMIVLSSFDPIRRQVARIALEMLMKDGRIHPGRIEEVVAKAEKQIEKEVVMAGEDAAREVGVTGIPKELLRLVGELKFRTSYGQNVLMHSVEMAHMAGLIAEEIGANVRVTKVAALLHDMGKAVTHKVEGKHHHIGAELAQKAGLAPEICHAIEAHHDDIDATTPEAMVIRVVDAVSAARPGARNISAENFAERMRDLENIALGFKGIDKAYAISAGREVRVMVRPESIDDLSAIKIARDIANKIESTMQYPGTIKVNVIRETRAIEFAK